CCGTTGACGTGCGGAACGAACGCCACCCGTCCCTGCCGTTGTACAACGCCCGAACCGCGGTTTGGCTAAAAGGAATCAGGCTCGAAAAGATACGAGCGCAGGAGGTGACGACTCCGTATTTATTGGAGCCGGCGAGCGTGACGTTGCGATCGGGCTCCGGTCCGGATTCAGCAACTTTTCTACGCGAAAGAGACTTCGAGTTGGACGACGATTGGGGCACCGTAGGACGGTTGCCCGAGGGGCGGATCGAAGAAGGCCAGCCAGTTTTCATCAGTTATCGCTATGTGCCGTTGCGGCTTGATTCGATCGTGCTTTCCCAAGAGGGAGACATCGAGCTGCGCCGCGGAATACCGCGAGCCGCCGCTCCTCACCCACCCGCCATCGTCCAAGGGGAACGTCGCTTGGCGAATATCTGGCTTCCCGGGAGGATTGGCAAGCTTGCCCCGGAACATCTCTTTCCGGTGTTGGAGCGATCGTATCCGGAACCGCCCAAGCCCTCGCCCACGGTGGCCAAACAATTGTTACCGAGAACGCTCGAAAAGCTGTCATCGGGGGAGGAACTGCGAATTCTGGCCTGGGGAGACAGCGTGACCGACGGATCCTACGTGTCGGAACATGAACGCTGGCAGGTACAGTTTGTTGCCGGTCTCAAGAAACGGTACACCAACGCCAACATCATGCTCGTCACGGAAGCATGGGGAGGTCGCAACACGAGCCGGTATCTCGCGGAGCCGCCCGGCAGCGAACACAACTTCCGCGAAAAGGTGCTGGGAGCCAAGCCTGACCTGGTCGTGTCCGAATTCGTCAACGACGCGGGCCTCAATCCGCAGCAAGTAGAACAACTCTACGCCGGCGTGCTCTCCGATTTTCGCGCCATCAACGCGGAGTGGATTATTCTCACGCCGCACTACGTACGTCCGGATTGGATGGGACTGACGGGAGAGCGCGAGGTCGATGTGGATCCTCGCCCCTACACAATCGGATTACGACAATTCAGTCAGAAACACCGCGTCGCTTTAGCGGATGCCTCTCTGCGTTACGGGCGGTTGTGGCGGCAGGGGATTCCGTACAGCACGCTGATGCTGAACTCGATCAACCATCCCGACGCGCGGGGCATGGCTATCTTTGCCGATGCGTTGATGCAGTTGTTTCCTTGAATTGCCGCCTGTTTACGGAATCCTTATCCGGCTACTTTCCCAAGTCCGACGGGCCCTTCATTCACTGGGGGCAAGAACGCGGATACCGACGACTTGCTGGTGATAGTCCAAAATAAGTCTCCGTGAAAGACTGCCCTCAGCAGAAGAGAGGACGGTTCCAGCTTCGCTAGTTCTGGGCCTACATGGAGCATTGCGGACTACGTCAGTTGATAGACGCGCAACGCGTTGTCGTGGAAGAGACGGCGCTGATCCGCTTCCGAGCGATCGCCGACGACGGTCTGGACCGCGTCGAACCAACGGCGGTACGAGCCTTTGAGTGTGCAGACCGGCCAGTCGCTTCCAAACATCACTCGATCCGTACCAAAGACTTCCCAGAGGTGGTTGATCACTGGCGCGAGATCCTCCGGTTTCCAACTCTCATCCTTCACGTTAGACAATAGGCCAGAGATCTTGACGACGACGTTTTCGTGTTTAGCGATCACCCCAACATCCCTCCGCCATGTCGAAATATCTTCAGATTTCATGTCTGGGTTGCCGCAGTGATCGATAATAAACCGCGTGGCGGGGCAAGCTTTGATCAGTTTCGCCGCGGCCGGCAAACCACTCGACTGAATCTCAATATCGAAACGCATTCCTAAGTCACCCAGCAATCGAATCCCTTGGAGATATTGGCGGCCCAAAAAATAGTCTGGATCTTTGCCCCATAAGATGTCGCGAACTCCCTTGATGTATGGGCTTTTGGCAAACCGTTGGACGTACGGTTCGAAGAGATCCGTGCTGGGCCTTCCAGAGATGACTGCCGCGACGACACGATTGTCAGTTTGCTTGCAAAGTTCAATGACGTACTCGGCCTCGGCACTCTGCTGCTCAACCGGGACGTCCACCTCCATGTAGACCGTCTTAACGACGTCGAGTCCCTCGGTGGCTTTTGCGTAGTCTTTGAGTAGGAAGTTGCGGGCCAATGGCCGGTATTCTTCGTTCGCCTGCCAGGCTAGTTTGAATTTACTTAAGTCCCAAATATGTTGGTGGGTGTCGACGATGGGAATTGCATTTCTCCGTTCCGGTCTAGGGGCACAGTCCGCGCTTTGAGAAAATCGGAGCAACGACGCGCCAGCCACCGTTGCCGTCGTGAGAAAACAGCGCCGATCGACTTTTCGTTTCATGTTGTCCTCTACATAAAATGCGGGTTAGGATTCGAGATAATCTTACAGCGCCGCCCGCTTACGGTCCGATCCGGATCTCGGCGAGCAGCTCGTTGCACCGCTCTCGGAGACGCCGAAGCTGGTCTGCATTTTGCGGAACGTCTGCTACGCTCTGTGTTTCCAGCGGGTCGTTCGCCAGGTCGAACAGCTCTTCGTACACTGGCTGTTGTTCAAAGTAGCGAATATATTTCCACTGCTCGGTCCGTACGCCTTCACTCTTGGGAATCTTTAGCTGAGGCATCGTTAAGAGGTGTTCGCAAAAGAAATCCGTGCGCCACGGAGGTGACTTTCCTTCAATCAATGGAACCAAACTACGCCCCTGAATCATCGCAGGCACATCCAGGCCAGCAAGTTCTAGGATGGTCGGCGAGACATCAATATTCAACACGAATTGGCTGGCAGTGACCCCGTGGCGTTCGCTCGATTGTCGCGGGTCGGCGATGATCATTGGCACGCGAATAGAGTCCTCGTACAACAGCCAACAATCGCTCAAACCTCGCTCGCCAAAAAACATACCGTTGTCGCTCATGAAGATGACGACCGTGTTTTCGGCAATGCCCAAGCGATGAAGTTCCTCCGACAAACGGCCGATGACAGCGTCCACGCCGCTAACCATGCGGTACATGCCTTTCAACATCCGCTGAAACTTTTCGGGCGTATCAAATCGCTTTGCCCACCGACCGCGACCTTCTGAAGTCTGCAAGAAGTCAGGCAGCGCCTCAAAGTGCTTGAGTTCGGCCAATTCAGGTACTGGCACAGTGACATCTCGGTAAAGATGGTCGACGCCCGGCGGCCAGATGTATTGCTGCGGGTCGTTGTCCTGTGCATGGGGCGCGTTGAAACTGATCGACAGGCAGAAAGGCTGATCTGGATGTCGATCATGATGGTCACGTAAAAAGCGGAGCGTCTTTTCACCCGTAACATCGGTTAGGTGTTTTCTCGTGCCATTCGGCTGGTCAACGAAGTACCCATTCGGCCCGCTGACTCCCCAATGCTCAAAGTTATCAAAGTGGTCGAACATAGCGATGAGCGTTTCCGCCTCGTTTTCAACCAACAGCCGACCATGCGATTCGATTCCGAATTTACCAATAAACGCCGTGCGATATCCGCTTGCACGCAACAACGCCGGGTAGCTAATTGCGGTGAATTCAGCGCCTAGTGGCGGCTTGAGGAACGTGAAGCCATGCCGGCGTTCGAAAAGTCCGGTGAGGATGGATGCCCGACTTGCGGCACAGATGGGAGTGGTTACAAACGCATTTGTGAACCGCACGCCTTCCTTTGCGAGCCGATCCATGTTTGGCGTGTGGATAATCGCATTCGGTGCGCAGCCCAACGCGTGCCACGGCTGGTTATCCGTAAGTAAGAACAAGATGTTTGGCCGCTCATCCTGGGCGGCATTCAGCGACGCCGTTGTGAAGAAAAACCACAGTGCGCCGACGAAGAGACTTCGCAGGCAACTCATACATTGGCTTTCTATAGAAAATTCTGAAATTGGGATGTAAGCAGAGCGGCGTCAAGTCGAAAAGTAGGATGGCATTCCAAAGCCCTCCATCGAAGGGCCTGGAAGCCCATCGTACGCGTCGCATATCATCTGCCGCTCGCCTTACGTATGTCGATCCTACTCTTTTGTGATCGTCTAATCAAGTTTGAGCAGGAGTCGAACGACCGTCGTCAATGTGGCGAGCGTTTGCAGTTTGTCGTCATCGCCGACTGTAGCACCATAGACTGTCTTGGC
This genomic window from Pirellulaceae bacterium contains:
- a CDS encoding SGNH/GDSL hydrolase family protein, whose product is MTGRIFVVGWLLFLIPNRGLGEEVKFRLAGDWEVHVSRMTETGQERSTKLFVDRSQAVDVRNERHPSLPLYNARTAVWLKGIRLEKIRAQEVTTPYLLEPASVTLRSGSGPDSATFLRERDFELDDDWGTVGRLPEGRIEEGQPVFISYRYVPLRLDSIVLSQEGDIELRRGIPRAAAPHPPAIVQGERRLANIWLPGRIGKLAPEHLFPVLERSYPEPPKPSPTVAKQLLPRTLEKLSSGEELRILAWGDSVTDGSYVSEHERWQVQFVAGLKKRYTNANIMLVTEAWGGRNTSRYLAEPPGSEHNFREKVLGAKPDLVVSEFVNDAGLNPQQVEQLYAGVLSDFRAINAEWIILTPHYVRPDWMGLTGEREVDVDPRPYTIGLRQFSQKHRVALADASLRYGRLWRQGIPYSTLMLNSINHPDARGMAIFADALMQLFP
- a CDS encoding amidohydrolase family protein produces the protein MKRKVDRRCFLTTATVAGASLLRFSQSADCAPRPERRNAIPIVDTHQHIWDLSKFKLAWQANEEYRPLARNFLLKDYAKATEGLDVVKTVYMEVDVPVEQQSAEAEYVIELCKQTDNRVVAAVISGRPSTDLFEPYVQRFAKSPYIKGVRDILWGKDPDYFLGRQYLQGIRLLGDLGMRFDIEIQSSGLPAAAKLIKACPATRFIIDHCGNPDMKSEDISTWRRDVGVIAKHENVVVKISGLLSNVKDESWKPEDLAPVINHLWEVFGTDRVMFGSDWPVCTLKGSYRRWFDAVQTVVGDRSEADQRRLFHDNALRVYQLT
- a CDS encoding sulfatase; this encodes MSCLRSLFVGALWFFFTTASLNAAQDERPNILFLLTDNQPWHALGCAPNAIIHTPNMDRLAKEGVRFTNAFVTTPICAASRASILTGLFERRHGFTFLKPPLGAEFTAISYPALLRASGYRTAFIGKFGIESHGRLLVENEAETLIAMFDHFDNFEHWGVSGPNGYFVDQPNGTRKHLTDVTGEKTLRFLRDHHDRHPDQPFCLSISFNAPHAQDNDPQQYIWPPGVDHLYRDVTVPVPELAELKHFEALPDFLQTSEGRGRWAKRFDTPEKFQRMLKGMYRMVSGVDAVIGRLSEELHRLGIAENTVVIFMSDNGMFFGERGLSDCWLLYEDSIRVPMIIADPRQSSERHGVTASQFVLNIDVSPTILELAGLDVPAMIQGRSLVPLIEGKSPPWRTDFFCEHLLTMPQLKIPKSEGVRTEQWKYIRYFEQQPVYEELFDLANDPLETQSVADVPQNADQLRRLRERCNELLAEIRIGP